In bacterium, the sequence ATGAATTTGTATCCGGCCCGGCGCAGGGAGCCAATTATCTTGTCTTTAGACTTAAGTACTTTGTCAAACTCAGATGAAAGTATCTCCAGCCGGGCCAGTTCCCCGTGGTGCCTCACCCGGCAATGGCTCAACCCCAACTGGCGCAGGGCCTGCTCCGATCTTTCTATCTGTTTCAGTATCCTGGGGGTGATGGCCGCCCCGTAAGGGATCCTGGTAGCCAGGCAGGCATTGGCCGGAGCGTTCCAGACGGCAATGCCTTTTTGTTTTGCCAACTGCCGGATCTCGTTCTTGGTCAAACCGGCTTCGGCCAGGGGGCTTTTTATCTTCAGTTCCTTAAGCGCTTTTAAGCCCGGGCGGTAGGTTTTAAGGTCCTCGGCATTGCTGCCGTCAATGACAACGGGGATCCCCCGGCGTTTAGCCAGGACCCTGATCTGTTCAAACAGCATTTTTTTGCAGAGATAACAGCGCGAGACCGGATTGGTTTTAAAGACCGGGCTATTGAGCTCCCGTGATCTTATGACCAGATGCTTTATTCCAAACTTGCGGGCCAAAGCCCTGGATGTTTCAACTTCTTGATTGCTGTGGATCGGCGAGACGGCCGTGACGGCCAGGCATTTGTCTCCCAAAGCTTCCCGCGCCAGCACGGCCAACAGGGTGCTGTCCACCCCGCCGGAATAAGCGATCAGGGCACTGCCGTAGCTTCTGAGCAATGCTGTCAGTTTATTTTTTTTGCCGTTTAAATCTTTATCCGGCTCTGCGTCTCTGTGATGGAGTTTACCCTGAGCGACGCACTGAGCAAGGCCGAAGTGTGTATCGAAGGGTGGCATATTAGAGATCTATTATCCGGCCGCTCATGTCGGAGAGGTCCACCACCGCGCAGGTGGGTTTTCCGGATAGATACCCGCAGCCCTCGCCGGGGTTGATGACCAGCGTCCCCTCTTCCCTGATGTCCAGCTTGTGGGTGTGGCCGTAGACCACCAGGTCAAAGTTGCCGGACTTGACCAGGCTCTCCAGACAGTAAGGCTCGTGCATCATGCAGATCCGCCGGGATCCCAGGTCGAACTCGTAGGGCCCGGGATGCAGTTCAAACCCGGCTTCCTGGAATTTCTGGGAGAGGTAGACCCTGTCGCCGTCGTTGTTGCCGAACACGGCGATCAGCTTGAGCTTGGCCTGCTCGAACACCGGCACCATGAACGGAGAGATCATGTCGC encodes:
- the larE gene encoding ATP-dependent sacrificial sulfur transferase LarE; this translates as MTALLRSYGSALIAYSGGVDSTLLAVLAREALGDKCLAVTAVSPIHSNQEVETSRALARKFGIKHLVIRSRELNSPVFKTNPVSRCYLCKKMLFEQIRVLAKRRGIPVVIDGSNAEDLKTYRPGLKALKELKIKSPLAEAGLTKNEIRQLAKQKGIAVWNAPANACLATRIPYGAAITPRILKQIERSEQALRQLGLSHCRVRHHGELARLEILSSEFDKVLKSKDKIIGSLRRAGYKFIALDLAGYQSGCFDTQTISGKNGKR
- a CDS encoding metallophosphoesterase → MKIGLISDTHDDLKSCYKACEAFKADGVKTVLHAGDMISPFMVPVFEQAKLKLIAVFGNNDGDRVYLSQKFQEAGFELHPGPYEFDLGSRRICMMHEPYCLESLVKSGNFDLVVYGHTHKLDIREEGTLVINPGEGCGYLSGKPTCAVVDLSDMSGRIIDL